One genomic segment of Novisyntrophococcus fermenticellae includes these proteins:
- the rbsD gene encoding D-ribose pyranase yields the protein MKKHGILNKRLMEAIMDMGHTDIMVIGDAGVPVQRPEQRVDLALTEDVPTIAEVLDLIMDEMIFEKVVVADEQKKYNPVHFKKVEELVKKRYETMEVESMPHEEFFAEYLPKAKYIVRTGNLMPWGNVVLIAGIDAKKWFEKEGAITPDYYAQRAGYDN from the coding sequence ATGAAAAAGCACGGAATTTTAAACAAAAGGCTGATGGAAGCAATTATGGATATGGGGCATACGGATATTATGGTAATAGGAGACGCCGGTGTTCCGGTTCAACGGCCGGAACAGCGGGTGGACCTGGCGCTGACCGAAGATGTTCCCACGATTGCAGAAGTATTAGATCTCATCATGGATGAGATGATTTTTGAAAAGGTTGTTGTTGCCGATGAGCAAAAGAAATATAATCCGGTACATTTTAAAAAGGTCGAGGAGCTGGTAAAGAAACGTTATGAAACGATGGAGGTAGAATCTATGCCCCATGAAGAGTTTTTCGCGGAATATCTGCCGAAGGCCAAGTATATTGTAAGAACCGGAAATCTGATGCCATGGGGAAACGTGGTGCTTATCGCCGGTATTGACGCAAAAAAGTGGTTTGAAAAGGAAGGTGCCATTACACCGGATTACTATGCACAGCGTGCAGGCTACGACAACTAA
- the rbsK gene encoding ribokinase, giving the protein MKKEKIAVIGSYAVGMTIVGKHFPKVGETVPGRDFQMMGGGKGSNQAVAAARMGAEVYYGTCVGNDSFADDALKMYEEEQIDASHVRKSRKGLSTGVGLIFVNEEGENEIVIDFAANKEYSREDVECMMPAIRGCRLLLMQLECSMDIVEYAARRCREEGVPFVLNPAPYSLLSDELLGNCTYLIPNESEARQILGLEADDEISDEEVAEKLYARGVENVVMTLGSRGAYIRNAQICKKVAGIPVKAVDTTGAGDTFTGAFCVALAEGRSIREAVRFGNAAAGISVTKYGVIDSIPRRKEVEERLEEAR; this is encoded by the coding sequence ATGAAGAAAGAGAAAATAGCTGTTATTGGCAGTTATGCAGTGGGAATGACAATTGTAGGAAAACATTTTCCAAAGGTTGGAGAGACGGTACCGGGACGTGATTTTCAGATGATGGGAGGCGGAAAGGGTTCCAATCAGGCAGTCGCAGCTGCACGAATGGGGGCTGAGGTATATTATGGCACCTGTGTGGGAAATGATTCTTTTGCCGATGATGCCCTTAAGATGTATGAAGAGGAACAGATAGATGCTTCTCATGTCCGAAAAAGCCGGAAAGGTTTATCCACAGGGGTAGGGCTGATTTTCGTGAATGAAGAAGGGGAAAATGAAATCGTCATTGACTTTGCGGCCAATAAGGAATATTCCAGAGAAGATGTGGAATGTATGATGCCGGCGATTCGGGGCTGCCGGTTGTTGCTTATGCAGCTTGAGTGTAGTATGGACATTGTAGAATATGCCGCCAGACGCTGCAGGGAGGAAGGTGTTCCTTTTGTTTTAAATCCGGCACCTTATTCTCTGCTGAGTGACGAGCTGCTGGGAAATTGTACATATTTGATTCCCAATGAATCAGAGGCGCGTCAGATCCTGGGTCTGGAGGCAGATGATGAGATATCTGATGAAGAGGTGGCGGAGAAATTATATGCCAGGGGAGTGGAGAACGTAGTGATGACACTTGGATCCCGCGGCGCATATATTCGAAATGCCCAAATTTGCAAAAAAGTTGCGGGAATCCCCGTAAAGGCTGTAGATACCACGGGGGCCGGAGATACTTTTACAGGTGCGTTCTGTGTTGCGCTGGCAGAGGGGAGGAGCATTCGGGAGGCCGTCAGATTCGGAAATGCGGCGGCAGGAATCTCGGTGACAAAATATGGAGTCATTGATTCTATTCCGAGACGTAAAGAGGTAGAAGAACGATTGGAGGAAGCGAGATGA
- a CDS encoding uroporphyrinogen decarboxylase family protein, giving the protein MGLTSRERVLMALNHEETDRVPIDLGSSRSTGINANAYQDLKRYLGNDKETICFDVKQDLAYADFDILRRLGVDVVILPRLVPSIGIPIDKLVPGELPQNGGSCLLSEAFRPKDIGGGTWGVFDDEGHLLAKRPKDGLYFDECYNPLKEAETPEDIDKNLKLPTISDYEMEWLHNRAKDIYENTDFCISGATSTSLFEKGWKDWGMQTFMENLYVEPELIAYYLDKMTDAYIVMMERYLEAVGDYVTVVQNNDDFGEQRGMLLSPETYRKFFKPRHARINEAIRKKKKDIHISLHCCGGIAPIIGDIIESGYDILNPIQKECANMDPYQIKKEFGSKMTIWGGACSTQTTLTHGTIEEIIAECKEMIKCYAPGGGFVYSQIHNIQAGISPEKILAVFDTALKYGVPEFYRK; this is encoded by the coding sequence ATGGGATTAACATCACGTGAAAGAGTATTGATGGCGTTGAATCACGAGGAAACGGATCGGGTGCCCATTGATTTGGGATCATCAAGATCCACGGGTATTAATGCAAATGCGTATCAGGATCTGAAAAGATATCTGGGAAATGACAAAGAGACGATCTGTTTTGACGTAAAACAAGATCTGGCATATGCGGATTTCGACATATTGAGGCGTTTGGGAGTCGATGTTGTAATCCTGCCCCGCCTGGTACCTTCTATCGGAATTCCGATTGATAAGCTGGTTCCGGGAGAACTGCCTCAAAATGGTGGAAGCTGTCTGCTGTCGGAGGCGTTCAGACCGAAGGATATTGGTGGGGGAACATGGGGGGTTTTTGACGACGAAGGACATCTTCTTGCAAAACGTCCCAAAGATGGACTCTATTTTGATGAATGCTACAATCCGCTGAAAGAAGCAGAAACTCCGGAAGACATTGATAAGAACCTGAAATTACCCACTATCTCGGATTATGAGATGGAGTGGCTGCATAACAGGGCAAAAGATATCTATGAAAATACAGATTTTTGCATTTCCGGAGCCACCAGTACAAGTCTCTTTGAAAAGGGATGGAAGGACTGGGGAATGCAGACATTTATGGAAAATCTGTATGTTGAACCGGAATTGATTGCGTACTATCTGGATAAGATGACGGACGCATATATAGTGATGATGGAACGATATCTGGAAGCAGTAGGGGATTATGTGACTGTGGTTCAGAATAATGATGATTTTGGGGAGCAAAGAGGCATGCTTTTGTCTCCGGAAACCTATCGTAAATTTTTTAAGCCGCGCCATGCAAGAATCAACGAGGCCATAAGAAAAAAGAAGAAAGATATCCATATTTCACTTCACTGCTGCGGAGGAATTGCACCTATTATCGGAGATATTATCGAATCTGGTTATGATATCTTAAACCCGATACAGAAGGAATGTGCCAACATGGATCCGTACCAGATTAAGAAGGAGTTCGGCAGCAAGATGACAATATGGGGCGGAGCCTGCAGTACACAGACAACGCTGACACATGGAACGATTGAAGAGATAATTGCAGAATGTAAAGAGATGATAAAATGTTATGCCCCCGGAGGCGGATTCGTGTATTCGCAGATTCATAATATTCAGGCTGGGATTTCTCCTGAAAAAATTTTGGCAGTGTTTGATACGGCATTAAAATATGGGGTTCCTGAATTCTATAGAAAGTAG
- a CDS encoding LacI family DNA-binding transcriptional regulator, with amino-acid sequence MEKGKQRGNVTIKDIACASGVSIATVSRVMNNIPGRCSAETEVKIRQIAEKMGYVPNVMARSLVTQKSGLVAVLIPDIHYYYYQELYAGLEDYFKQYDIRPILCTTLQNMERERQYIQSMSNGLVDGMIIATLNGPENNEEILKLVEKGFPIVTLERYGGDLDNCCNVRGDNVMAGEMAVDYLYENGHRRIAFICGPDDAKNSSLRYSGYVKGLEKYGLGLDAELVIGADYQFEKSVTATARLLRKKEFTALIAANDLMCVGACNAIKAMKKAIPGDVSVIGLDNTAYMEVYHPILTSISFPGIKMGIRAGKCLKRLIDGKSLKQSEYIIAPTLKTGESVQPAVKGS; translated from the coding sequence ATGGAAAAAGGAAAACAGAGAGGCAATGTAACCATAAAAGACATAGCCTGCGCAAGTGGTGTGTCGATTGCAACAGTATCCAGAGTGATGAATAATATTCCGGGGCGATGCAGTGCTGAGACAGAGGTGAAGATACGCCAAATCGCGGAAAAGATGGGATATGTTCCGAATGTAATGGCCAGATCACTGGTGACCCAGAAATCCGGTCTGGTAGCAGTTTTAATACCTGATATACACTATTACTATTACCAGGAACTCTATGCCGGTTTGGAGGATTATTTCAAACAGTATGATATTCGGCCTATTTTGTGCACGACTTTGCAGAACATGGAAAGAGAGAGGCAGTATATACAAAGTATGTCAAATGGTCTCGTGGATGGGATGATTATTGCCACATTGAATGGTCCTGAGAATAACGAAGAGATTCTGAAGCTGGTGGAGAAAGGGTTCCCGATTGTTACACTGGAACGTTATGGAGGTGATCTGGATAACTGCTGTAATGTCAGAGGTGACAATGTTATGGCCGGAGAGATGGCAGTCGATTATCTTTATGAAAACGGACATCGGAGAATTGCTTTTATCTGCGGGCCGGACGATGCAAAGAACAGTTCACTTCGCTATAGTGGTTACGTGAAAGGTTTGGAAAAGTATGGTCTGGGCCTTGACGCAGAACTTGTGATTGGAGCTGATTATCAATTCGAGAAGAGTGTAACTGCAACAGCAAGATTGTTAAGGAAAAAGGAGTTTACAGCATTAATTGCAGCGAATGACCTGATGTGTGTCGGAGCGTGCAATGCGATTAAGGCTATGAAAAAAGCAATACCAGGGGATGTATCTGTTATTGGACTTGATAATACGGCATACATGGAGGTTTACCATCCAATTCTGACATCAATCAGTTTCCCGGGGATTAAGATGGGTATTCGTGCGGGAAAGTGTCTGAAAAGACTGATTGATGGCAAAAGTCTGAAGCAGTCAGAATACATAATCGCACCGACATTGAAAACAGGCGAGAGTGTTCAACCGGCCGTTAAAGGAAGCTAA
- a CDS encoding thiamine diphosphokinase: MKTILISGGDINSDFALNFLEKNETDYIIAIDKGLMFCHIYGIRPTHIVGDFDSLPPGILETYENNPEIHIKRLRPEKDDSDTESALHVALELHSDTICLLGATGTRVDHMMANLQLLAYAALRGIQMYLVDAYNLVTVLTASTILKREEQYGNYVSFFSMGDEVPGLTLKGFKYPLTNYFLTNASCGLSLSNEILEEEAEVSFASGILLMVQSKDK, from the coding sequence TTGAAAACGATTTTAATCAGCGGGGGCGATATCAATTCTGATTTTGCCCTCAATTTTTTAGAGAAGAATGAGACAGACTATATAATTGCCATAGATAAGGGGCTGATGTTCTGCCATATATACGGTATTCGACCCACACATATTGTAGGTGATTTTGACAGCCTTCCTCCCGGCATACTGGAAACTTATGAAAACAATCCCGAGATTCATATCAAACGATTAAGGCCTGAAAAAGATGATTCAGATACGGAATCAGCACTGCATGTTGCGCTAGAGCTTCATTCGGATACTATCTGCCTTTTGGGTGCCACAGGCACCCGTGTGGATCATATGATGGCCAACCTGCAGCTTTTGGCCTACGCAGCCCTTCGGGGGATACAGATGTATCTTGTAGATGCGTATAATCTGGTGACTGTTCTGACTGCTTCCACAATTCTGAAGAGAGAAGAGCAGTATGGAAACTATGTATCCTTTTTCTCCATGGGGGATGAGGTCCCCGGACTGACTTTAAAAGGATTTAAATATCCGCTTACAAATTATTTCTTGACCAATGCTTCCTGTGGCCTTTCTTTGAGCAATGAGATACTGGAAGAAGAAGCGGAGGTAAGCTTTGCAAGCGGAATCCTTCTTATGGTGCAGTCAAAAGATAAATAG
- the rpe gene encoding ribulose-phosphate 3-epimerase, with translation MYQLSPSILGADFFRLGEQIAEVEKAGCEWLHIDVMDGMFVPSISMGMPVISSLRKKTDLFFDVHLMVEQPERYVEEFIRCGADMITIHAEACIHLDRTLNLIHECGSRAGIALNPATSLTALDFVMDKIDMVLLMTVNPGFGGQSYIECCTSKIRKLKGIIDALGKEIDIEVDGGINEATVETVLKAGANIIVAGSGVFQGNIAENIHMFQKKFSECSVLTEE, from the coding sequence ATGTATCAGTTATCACCGTCAATTCTCGGAGCGGATTTTTTCAGGTTGGGCGAACAGATAGCAGAGGTGGAAAAAGCAGGCTGCGAATGGCTTCATATTGATGTGATGGATGGGATGTTTGTACCAAGCATATCCATGGGGATGCCCGTGATCAGTTCTCTCAGAAAAAAAACAGACCTCTTTTTTGATGTGCATCTTATGGTGGAGCAGCCGGAACGCTATGTGGAAGAATTTATCAGATGCGGGGCCGATATGATAACCATTCATGCAGAAGCCTGTATACACCTTGACCGGACATTGAATCTGATTCATGAATGTGGATCCAGGGCCGGAATTGCATTGAACCCTGCAACATCTCTCACAGCTTTGGACTTTGTCATGGATAAGATAGATATGGTTCTGCTGATGACAGTCAATCCGGGATTCGGCGGGCAAAGTTACATCGAATGCTGTACATCAAAAATTCGAAAGCTTAAAGGAATCATTGATGCGCTGGGAAAAGAGATTGATATAGAGGTGGATGGAGGAATCAACGAGGCTACAGTTGAAACAGTTCTAAAAGCCGGTGCCAATATTATCGTAGCGGGCTCAGGGGTGTTTCAGGGGAATATTGCAGAAAATATCCATATGTTTCAGAAAAAGTTCAGCGAATGCAGCGTGCTGACGGAGGAATAG
- the rsgA gene encoding ribosome small subunit-dependent GTPase A, with product MTGKIIKGIAGFYYVLADSSVYECKAKGIFRKDKKKPLVGDWVEIEILDMKEMTGNLVSILPRTNELIRPAVANVDQAMVIFALEKPKPNIALLDRFLLMMEWQRVQTIICLNKEDLVSQAEVSSLEDIYKSCGYEVLVSSVATEEGVEELKAKLEGKTTVVAGPSGVGKSSLTNLLQEHVQMETGEISQKLKRGKHTTRHSQVIPVNADTFLMDTPGFSSLATIDVPKEELRFYFPEFKEYEGKCRFNGCLHVDEPDCAVKQCVKSGTIRASRYENYKMFYKELKEKEKRRY from the coding sequence ATGACAGGAAAAATTATAAAAGGGATTGCCGGGTTCTATTATGTACTGGCAGATTCCTCCGTGTATGAATGTAAGGCCAAAGGAATCTTTCGAAAGGATAAGAAGAAGCCTTTGGTGGGAGATTGGGTGGAGATTGAGATTCTGGACATGAAAGAGATGACCGGTAATCTCGTCTCCATTTTACCAAGGACGAATGAACTGATACGCCCGGCTGTTGCTAATGTGGATCAGGCAATGGTTATTTTTGCTTTGGAAAAGCCAAAGCCGAATATTGCCCTGTTGGATCGTTTTCTTCTGATGATGGAATGGCAGAGGGTGCAGACAATTATCTGTTTAAATAAAGAAGATCTGGTCAGTCAGGCTGAAGTGTCTTCTCTGGAAGATATTTACAAAAGCTGTGGTTATGAGGTACTTGTAAGCAGCGTTGCCACAGAAGAGGGTGTTGAAGAGCTGAAAGCGAAGCTGGAGGGAAAAACCACAGTTGTGGCAGGGCCTTCCGGTGTGGGAAAGTCCTCTTTGACCAATCTTCTGCAGGAACATGTTCAGATGGAGACCGGAGAAATCAGTCAGAAACTGAAACGGGGGAAACACACAACCAGGCATTCCCAGGTAATCCCGGTTAATGCAGATACATTTCTGATGGACACACCTGGATTCAGTTCGCTTGCTACCATCGATGTGCCGAAGGAGGAACTACGTTTCTATTTTCCCGAATTCAAGGAATATGAGGGGAAATGCCGCTTTAATGGCTGCCTTCATGTGGATGAGCCCGACTGCGCGGTAAAGCAATGTGTGAAGTCCGGTACGATTCGTGCATCCAGATATGAAAACTATAAGATGTTTTATAAAGAATTGAAAGAGAAAGAAAAAAGGAGGTATTAG
- the pknB gene encoding Stk1 family PASTA domain-containing Ser/Thr kinase → MLKEGTVVGQRYEIISRVGGGGMADVYKAKDHKLNRMVAVKVMKAEFKEDPTFITKFRKEAQAAAGLSHPNIVNVYDVGDDNGLYYIVMELVEGITLKDYIVRKGKLSVKEATSIAIQVSLGLQAAHNRGIIHRDVKPQNIIISVDGKVKLSDFGIAKATNSNTITSNVMGSVHYSSPEQVRGGFSNAKSDIYSLGVTLYEMVTGRVPFDGETTVSIAIKHLQEEIEPPTKYTPNLPYSLEQIILKCTQKSPDRRYNDMAELIADLKHSLMDPQGNFVALAPLAAHAQTVMMSPDEMENIRNTQMRDENTSQQGYAGMDEEEDDDEDEDDDYDYEEDEEEDDDEESSKLEKAITIASFVIGAIVIIILIVFIARAAGLFGGKEKTKDDANSTSISSNAEEETKVTVPDLTNKTQDEAVKLLNTLGLGGHYSGEENSDTIEEGKICWQEIAANEKVDKNTQINFKVSSGKGSVTIPEDIVNISQQNATVKLSELGLSVAGNVEKQSSDSVAIGNVITTNPAPGTSVSAGSEVTLTISTGPEQKQNTGDEEQVKIPSYIGLTLEDAQASLEAKGIEVEVEYGSSSAYDKGDVIKQSVAGNSSVPKGSTIVLTVNDPSKAAGNNPATATGKWYSTSPLQKPPKYNGGIVKLVLVQEVNGEESQKEVYTGMPWENGDFTTPIEGADGVSTGKIYVYADGSDSPTYVYSSVPFAES, encoded by the coding sequence ATGTTAAAAGAGGGAACAGTTGTAGGACAAAGATATGAGATCATAAGCCGTGTAGGCGGAGGCGGAATGGCCGATGTCTATAAGGCAAAGGACCATAAGCTGAACCGTATGGTAGCTGTGAAGGTCATGAAAGCGGAGTTCAAAGAGGACCCCACATTTATAACAAAATTCCGGAAAGAGGCGCAGGCAGCGGCGGGGCTGTCTCATCCGAATATCGTCAATGTCTACGACGTAGGGGATGATAACGGCCTGTATTACATTGTTATGGAACTTGTGGAAGGCATTACGCTGAAAGACTACATCGTAAGAAAGGGCAAGTTAAGCGTAAAGGAAGCCACCAGTATTGCAATTCAGGTTTCCTTAGGTCTGCAGGCGGCACATAATCGTGGAATTATTCATCGGGATGTAAAGCCGCAGAATATCATTATCTCCGTAGATGGAAAGGTAAAGCTGTCCGATTTCGGAATTGCGAAGGCGACCAATTCTAACACGATAACTTCCAATGTAATGGGATCGGTTCACTATAGTTCACCGGAGCAGGTGCGCGGAGGCTTCAGTAATGCAAAAAGCGATATCTATTCTCTGGGTGTGACATTGTATGAGATGGTCACCGGAAGGGTTCCGTTTGACGGCGAAACAACAGTTTCCATTGCAATCAAACACCTTCAGGAGGAGATAGAGCCTCCGACAAAATATACGCCAAATCTTCCGTATTCTCTGGAACAGATTATCTTGAAGTGTACTCAGAAGAGTCCGGACCGCCGTTATAATGACATGGCGGAACTGATTGCGGATCTGAAACATTCCCTGATGGATCCACAGGGGAATTTTGTAGCTCTTGCACCATTAGCTGCTCATGCACAGACGGTTATGATGTCTCCGGACGAGATGGAGAATATCCGGAACACACAGATGAGAGATGAGAACACCTCACAGCAGGGATATGCCGGCATGGATGAGGAAGAGGATGATGACGAAGACGAAGATGATGACTACGACTATGAAGAGGATGAGGAAGAGGATGATGACGAAGAGAGCTCAAAGCTTGAAAAGGCCATTACCATCGCCAGTTTTGTGATTGGTGCCATTGTCATCATCATATTGATTGTTTTTATAGCCAGGGCAGCGGGATTGTTTGGCGGTAAAGAAAAAACAAAGGATGACGCCAATTCAACCAGTATTTCCAGCAATGCAGAGGAGGAGACAAAAGTTACAGTTCCGGACCTTACAAACAAGACACAGGATGAAGCAGTCAAACTGTTAAATACTCTGGGGCTGGGCGGTCATTACAGCGGTGAAGAAAATTCTGATACAATAGAAGAAGGAAAAATCTGCTGGCAGGAGATTGCGGCGAATGAGAAGGTAGATAAGAATACCCAAATTAATTTTAAGGTCAGCAGCGGCAAAGGTTCTGTGACAATACCTGAGGATATTGTGAACATCAGCCAGCAAAATGCAACAGTGAAGCTGTCTGAGCTGGGCTTGAGCGTGGCTGGCAATGTGGAAAAGCAGAGCAGTGATTCCGTTGCAATTGGCAATGTCATCACCACGAATCCGGCACCTGGAACAAGTGTGTCTGCAGGCTCGGAGGTTACCTTAACAATCAGTACCGGACCGGAACAGAAGCAGAATACAGGGGACGAGGAACAGGTAAAAATTCCAAGCTATATAGGACTTACTCTGGAAGACGCACAGGCCAGCCTGGAAGCGAAAGGCATCGAAGTGGAGGTAGAATATGGCTCCAGTTCAGCATATGATAAGGGAGATGTTATCAAGCAGAGTGTAGCCGGAAATTCATCGGTGCCCAAAGGGTCAACCATAGTATTGACGGTAAATGATCCGAGTAAGGCAGCCGGCAATAATCCGGCCACAGCGACGGGGAAATGGTATTCCACAAGTCCTCTTCAAAAACCGCCAAAGTATAATGGCGGTATTGTGAAACTGGTTTTGGTACAAGAAGTTAACGGCGAAGAAAGCCAAAAGGAAGTTTATACGGGTATGCCCTGGGAGAATGGTGATTTTACCACTCCCATTGAGGGGGCCGACGGCGTCTCAACAGGCAAAATATATGTTTATGCAGATGGCAGTGACAGCCCAACCTACGTATATTCATCCGTTCCATTTGCAGAAAGTTAA
- a CDS encoding Stp1/IreP family PP2C-type Ser/Thr phosphatase, translating to MKVFAETDIGRKRQMNQDFVYASEQPVGNLPNLFVVADGMGGHNAGDFASRFGVSVLVETVRKDTNFNPVKILRHGLEAANELVLHQAKKDAAMAGMGTTMVAVTIVGHYAYIANVGDSRLYIATDRLEQITRDHSLIAEMVRIGELTPEEARNHPDKNIITRAIGTGEEVEIDFFDVKLEPGNQLLMCSDGLTNMVTDEEIYEAIQIQEGNKAQRLIDMANANGGKDNITVIIVEPFTNEVREC from the coding sequence ATGAAGGTATTTGCTGAAACAGACATCGGCCGGAAACGTCAGATGAACCAGGACTTTGTGTATGCTTCCGAACAGCCGGTGGGAAATCTTCCGAACCTGTTTGTTGTAGCTGACGGCATGGGAGGACATAATGCAGGTGACTTTGCCTCACGATTTGGCGTATCGGTACTGGTGGAGACGGTGCGAAAAGACACGAACTTTAATCCTGTTAAGATTTTACGTCACGGGCTGGAAGCGGCCAATGAACTGGTATTGCATCAGGCAAAAAAGGATGCTGCAATGGCAGGGATGGGTACGACCATGGTTGCTGTTACAATCGTAGGGCATTATGCTTACATAGCAAATGTGGGTGACAGCAGGCTGTACATCGCAACTGACAGACTGGAACAGATCACAAGAGACCATTCCCTGATTGCAGAGATGGTAAGAATTGGGGAGCTTACGCCGGAAGAGGCAAGAAATCATCCGGATAAGAATATTATTACGAGAGCAATAGGGACAGGAGAAGAAGTCGAGATTGACTTTTTTGATGTTAAACTGGAGCCGGGAAATCAGCTTCTGATGTGCTCGGATGGACTGACTAATATGGTCACGGATGAAGAAATCTATGAGGCCATCCAGATTCAGGAGGGGAATAAAGCACAAAGACTGATTGATATGGCAAATGCAAATGGCGGAAAAGATAACATTACAGTTATCATCGTCGAACCATTTACAAACGAGGTGAGAGAATGTTAA
- the rlmN gene encoding 23S rRNA (adenine(2503)-C(2))-methyltransferase RlmN, which yields MTERIENNLDLRSMYIEELEQIMIQMGEKPFKARQLFDWLHNKRVDSYDEMTNLSRPLREKLSCKYPLVDIKVVEVQESRLDGTRKFLFRLGDGNVIESVWMKYHHGNSICISSQAGCRMGCKFCASAIGGLVRSLHASEMLEQIYKISEVTGEKVSNIVVMGTGEPLDNYENLLRFIRLISDARGMNLSQRNITVSTCGIVPKMYELADEKFQITLALSLHAPDDEKRKELMPVANKYAFKEVLDACRYYFKKTGRRITFEYALVAGKNDSERDARLLSAQIRDINCHVNLIPVNPVRERDYVKSDKNVVVNFKNKLEKYRINVTIRREMGSDIDGACGQLRRKYIDKPEEERKT from the coding sequence ATGACAGAAAGAATAGAAAATAATTTGGATCTGCGTTCCATGTACATAGAGGAACTTGAGCAGATTATGATACAGATGGGAGAAAAGCCATTCAAAGCCAGACAGTTATTTGACTGGCTTCATAATAAAAGAGTGGATTCCTATGATGAGATGACAAATCTGTCCAGGCCTCTGCGTGAAAAACTGTCCTGCAAGTATCCGCTGGTGGACATCAAGGTGGTGGAGGTTCAGGAATCCAGGTTGGACGGAACCAGAAAGTTTTTGTTCCGCTTAGGAGATGGGAATGTGATTGAAAGTGTCTGGATGAAATATCATCACGGCAATTCCATCTGCATTTCATCTCAGGCCGGATGCCGTATGGGGTGCAAATTCTGTGCATCTGCGATAGGCGGTCTGGTAAGATCTCTGCATGCATCGGAGATGCTGGAACAGATTTATAAGATTTCTGAAGTTACCGGAGAAAAAGTATCGAATATAGTGGTGATGGGTACGGGAGAGCCTCTGGACAACTATGAGAATCTGCTTCGCTTCATCAGGCTGATCAGTGATGCTCGGGGAATGAATCTGAGCCAGAGAAATATAACCGTATCAACTTGTGGTATTGTGCCAAAGATGTATGAACTGGCAGATGAAAAGTTTCAGATTACATTGGCTCTGTCCTTACATGCGCCGGATGATGAGAAGCGGAAGGAGCTGATGCCCGTTGCAAATAAATATGCATTTAAAGAGGTACTGGACGCCTGCAGATATTATTTTAAAAAGACTGGACGGAGAATCACTTTTGAATATGCACTTGTGGCGGGAAAAAACGACAGTGAAAGGGATGCCAGGCTGCTTTCCGCGCAGATTAGAGACATCAATTGTCACGTCAACCTGATACCTGTTAACCCCGTCAGGGAAAGGGATTACGTAAAATCTGATAAAAATGTAGTAGTAAATTTTAAAAATAAACTTGAAAAATATCGAATTAATGTTACTATTAGAAGAGAAATGGGCAGCGATATTGATGGTGCCTGTGGACAATTACGTCGAAAATATATCGATAAACCCGAAGAGGAGAGGAAGACATGA